In Leptospiraceae bacterium, a genomic segment contains:
- a CDS encoding RibD family protein, with protein MKPELMINMAMSLDGKVARPDGKWYGLSSKEDRIQMDIYRSEVEVLILGKNSIQNDDPNVHIRYLKNCKSPRPVLLIRKGILSKEKKIFQFAEEKPLIFCLSGNEKELKEELSSLADIICIKGNELSPTKVIEALSKLGYKKILLEGGPKLNYAFFKENLVTQINITLIPYLIGQNSLPSIVDGNMAFLDFDKNSWTLKTVRHVGDEIFLSYRKK; from the coding sequence ATGAAGCCTGAGTTAATGATTAATATGGCGATGAGCCTCGATGGAAAAGTAGCTCGACCGGATGGAAAATGGTATGGGCTCTCGTCAAAAGAAGACAGAATTCAAATGGATATATACCGTTCAGAAGTTGAGGTACTGATTCTCGGAAAAAATTCTATACAAAATGATGATCCCAATGTTCATATTCGTTATCTAAAAAATTGCAAAAGCCCGAGACCGGTTCTTCTGATTCGAAAAGGAATTCTCTCTAAGGAAAAAAAGATTTTTCAATTTGCAGAAGAAAAACCTCTTATTTTTTGTCTTTCGGGCAATGAAAAGGAACTAAAAGAAGAACTATCCTCCCTTGCAGACATTATTTGTATAAAGGGAAATGAACTCTCCCCCACTAAAGTTATAGAAGCTCTCAGTAAGCTCGGCTATAAAAAGATTTTATTAGAGGGAGGACCCAAATTAAATTATGCTTTTTTCAAAGAAAATCTGGTTACTCAGATAAATATCACCCTTATTCCTTATCTAATCGGCCAAAACTCCCTTCCTTCTATTGTAGATGGAAATATGGCCTTCCTCGACTTCGACAAAAATAGCTGGACTTTAAAAACTGTTCGCCACGTTGGTGATGAAATCTTTCTAAGTTATAGAAAAAAATGA
- a CDS encoding diacylglycerol kinase family protein has product MKQAKFSFRKRIESFKYAFNGLKILLKEEHNSRIHLFAATLAVFAGFIFKISTMEWIAIVFAIGFVFVLEIINSAIENVADFISPEKHDTIKKIKDLAAAAVLCAAISALIIGFLVFIPKSLTMFRAI; this is encoded by the coding sequence ATGAAACAGGCAAAATTTTCTTTCCGAAAAAGAATCGAGAGTTTTAAATATGCATTCAATGGACTAAAGATTTTATTGAAAGAAGAACACAATTCCAGAATTCATTTATTTGCTGCTACACTTGCAGTCTTCGCCGGGTTTATCTTCAAAATTTCTACAATGGAATGGATAGCGATAGTTTTTGCCATTGGTTTTGTTTTTGTTCTGGAAATTATTAATTCTGCTATTGAAAATGTGGCAGACTTCATATCACCGGAAAAACATGATACCATAAAAAAAATAAAAGACCTCGCGGCTGCTGCTGTTTTATGTGCTGCCATTTCAGCCCTGATAATTGGTTTTCTTGTTTTTATTCCCAAATCACTCACCATGTTTCGAGCCATTTAG
- a CDS encoding HD domain-containing protein: MSIKEKLEKFLYGKVFERFILFLVTLSVSILFIEKAFELEVSTILIFEKLDILILTIFSIEFFFKLYINRSQYFWEDYGWIDLLSILPILAPAIKALRGIKLLRGIRVLRAIRLLKMLRLLRFLKLSKSTDSVLKQKVFVPISTSAMIIVLTIGFVLTNWIEDEYKERDNKVFKEIFIHLETSPSAEIMKQYPEVLFIRKNGKLIESRFPEIELDKKYLMEQIRELTAGELGLKSGTDIEITFSCNATYRAVKKVELFVMLISILVIVVLILVMNTIISNIILDPLNELSRTMDTIVKKVEVPNTKETRVEISYNERIESFSDDEIGVLSNKYNVLLETLKQKEVQSKTVFRNMVYMIMKLFGEFHNITKGHQMRTAVLASALGYKMGLSEMDRESLYYGMLLHDLGKIGIDKNVLTKPAMFTPEERQEMNRHPMLGYEIAKDFPLINTAELMVIRDHHEKYDGTGYPLGVKGKDLPLVSRISAVVDIFDALVCPRDYKRAKTIDEVKKIMSELSGTHLDPEVYAELIKMVDAGYFIINISESIAEEDWIRVDTKKLGTEVHFLAGKI; the protein is encoded by the coding sequence ATGTCCATAAAAGAAAAGCTGGAAAAATTTTTATACGGAAAAGTTTTCGAACGCTTTATCCTTTTTTTAGTTACACTATCAGTTTCGATTCTCTTTATTGAAAAGGCTTTTGAGCTTGAGGTTTCGACGATTCTCATTTTCGAAAAACTGGATATTCTTATTTTAACTATTTTCAGTATCGAGTTTTTCTTCAAATTATATATAAATCGCTCTCAATATTTCTGGGAGGACTATGGTTGGATAGACCTTCTCAGTATTCTACCCATTTTAGCCCCCGCTATAAAAGCCCTCAGAGGAATTAAACTCCTCAGGGGAATTCGTGTGCTACGAGCAATTCGACTCTTAAAAATGCTCCGTTTACTTCGCTTTTTAAAACTGAGTAAATCTACTGATTCGGTATTAAAGCAGAAGGTTTTTGTGCCCATTTCAACTTCTGCTATGATTATTGTACTTACCATCGGATTTGTTCTTACTAATTGGATTGAAGACGAATATAAAGAGAGAGATAATAAGGTATTTAAGGAAATATTTATACACCTCGAAACCTCTCCTTCTGCCGAGATTATGAAACAGTATCCGGAAGTTCTTTTTATCCGGAAGAATGGAAAACTCATAGAATCCCGTTTTCCGGAAATAGAATTAGATAAGAAATATCTAATGGAACAAATCAGAGAACTTACAGCCGGAGAGTTGGGTTTAAAATCGGGAACCGATATTGAAATCACATTTTCCTGTAATGCAACCTATAGAGCTGTAAAAAAAGTAGAACTCTTTGTTATGCTTATTTCTATCCTGGTGATAGTGGTACTAATCCTTGTGATGAATACAATTATTTCTAATATCATTTTAGATCCTTTGAATGAACTCTCCAGAACTATGGATACAATTGTAAAGAAAGTGGAGGTTCCGAACACAAAAGAAACACGAGTAGAAATTTCCTATAACGAAAGAATAGAGTCCTTTAGTGACGATGAAATTGGTGTGCTGTCAAATAAATATAATGTACTGCTCGAAACCCTGAAACAAAAAGAAGTCCAATCTAAGACGGTTTTTCGAAATATGGTCTATATGATTATGAAACTATTTGGTGAATTTCATAATATAACTAAAGGCCATCAAATGAGAACAGCGGTACTTGCCAGTGCACTTGGTTATAAAATGGGGCTTTCGGAGATGGATAGAGAATCACTATATTACGGAATGCTACTGCATGACTTAGGAAAAATCGGGATAGATAAAAATGTGTTAACCAAACCGGCCATGTTTACACCGGAAGAAAGACAGGAAATGAATCGCCACCCCATGCTCGGTTATGAAATTGCAAAAGACTTTCCCCTGATTAATACAGCAGAGTTAATGGTAATCCGGGATCATCATGAAAAATATGATGGCACAGGTTATCCCCTGGGAGTTAAGGGTAAAGATTTACCTCTTGTTTCAAGAATTAGTGCTGTGGTGGATATTTTTGATGCCCTGGTTTGTCCCAGAGATTATAAAAGAGCCAAGACAATCGATGAAGTTAAAAAAATTATGTCTGAATTATCCGGAACACATCTGGATCCGGAAGTATATGCAGAACTAATAAAAATGGTAGATGCGGGATACTTTATTATTAATATTTCTGAATCGATAGCAGAAGAAGACTGGATACGGGTGGACACAAAAAAGCTGGGTACAGAAGTTCATTTTTTAGCAGGAAAAATTTAA
- a CDS encoding ATP-dependent Clp protease proteolytic subunit, with translation MPERDNEEIPEMLENLKNADKIQRKFLEERKVFLWGPVMDESAKEIVNKLMYLEMMDPGKKITFYINSPGGSVTAGMAIYDTMKMISSPVATVCMGLAASMGSLLLCAGEKGERYIWPSGRVMIHQPSIGGQIVAPATDIKIHADEIKKTKAMLNEILAEACNQPLERIEKDTDRDHYMSANESIEYGIVDKLASSIHVS, from the coding sequence ATGCCAGAAAGAGATAATGAAGAAATTCCAGAAATGCTGGAAAACTTAAAAAATGCAGATAAAATCCAGAGAAAGTTTCTTGAAGAAAGAAAGGTCTTTCTCTGGGGTCCGGTTATGGACGAATCTGCTAAAGAAATCGTAAATAAGTTAATGTACCTCGAAATGATGGATCCGGGAAAAAAGATCACCTTTTATATCAATAGCCCCGGAGGTTCCGTTACGGCCGGAATGGCTATTTATGACACCATGAAAATGATAAGCTCCCCGGTTGCAACGGTTTGTATGGGACTTGCTGCTTCTATGGGTTCACTTCTACTTTGTGCGGGAGAAAAGGGAGAACGTTATATCTGGCCGAGTGGCAGGGTAATGATTCACCAGCCGAGCATAGGCGGTCAAATTGTAGCACCGGCAACCGATATCAAGATTCATGCAGATGAAATCAAAAAAACTAAGGCTATGTTGAATGAAATCCTGGCTGAAGCCTGTAACCAACCTCTCGAAAGAATAGAAAAGGACACGGATAGAGACCATTACATGAGTGCTAACGAATCTATCGAATACGGAATTGTAGATAAACTAGCCAGTTCCATTCACGTTTCCTGA
- a CDS encoding alpha/beta fold hydrolase, with amino-acid sequence MERSSFIRNFKPRKFLKGKHIQTIFNVVFPPENPLTSQYYSEDIILYTSDKSGDSLWLEHNPPLDSYRKNSPPFNGYYMILIHGMEGNSDSHYIVTLASSALKRGYGVIRVNLRGCGKGEGFSGLIYNAGKSEDIEEVENFVYKSLSKKIILCGFSLSANMVLKYLGEKNRPRIKYFSAVSPPLDLKSCCEHIDSPRGKFYRDRFLRSFKEKIKKGRVHSNPNTLKHVFETKTMFDFDDIFSAPLAGYRGALEYYRVCSSKNYIYTIKQKGIIIHADDDPLIPKDEFLRLNWEKVPNVTRILTHGGGHVGFMTDKTEDIPDGRWLNYTLIEYFQKLLT; translated from the coding sequence ATGGAAAGAAGTTCTTTCATAAGGAATTTTAAGCCCCGAAAGTTCTTAAAAGGGAAACATATACAGACCATCTTTAATGTGGTTTTTCCTCCGGAAAATCCCTTAACCAGTCAGTATTACTCAGAAGACATAATTCTTTATACCTCTGATAAGTCCGGAGACTCTCTCTGGCTGGAGCATAATCCCCCACTTGACAGTTATAGGAAGAATTCCCCCCCCTTTAATGGTTATTATATGATTTTAATCCATGGTATGGAGGGAAACTCGGATAGTCATTATATCGTGACTTTAGCTTCCTCGGCTCTCAAACGCGGTTATGGAGTAATCCGGGTGAATCTCAGGGGCTGCGGAAAAGGAGAAGGCTTTTCCGGCCTGATTTATAACGCGGGAAAGTCAGAGGATATTGAAGAAGTCGAAAATTTTGTGTATAAAAGTCTTTCCAAAAAGATAATTCTCTGCGGTTTCTCTCTTTCAGCCAATATGGTTTTAAAGTATCTGGGAGAAAAAAATCGACCGAGAATTAAATACTTCTCAGCAGTTTCCCCTCCCCTTGACCTGAAAAGTTGCTGTGAGCATATCGATTCTCCGAGGGGAAAATTTTACAGGGACAGGTTTTTACGTTCTTTTAAAGAAAAAATCAAAAAAGGTAGAGTGCATTCCAATCCCAATACCCTGAAACATGTTTTTGAAACGAAAACAATGTTCGATTTTGATGATATTTTTTCCGCTCCCCTCGCCGGATACAGGGGAGCCTTAGAATACTACCGGGTTTGTTCGAGTAAAAATTATATCTATACCATCAAGCAAAAAGGAATTATTATCCATGCAGATGATGATCCTCTCATTCCCAAAGATGAATTCCTGCGACTGAATTGGGAAAAAGTTCCCAATGTTACGCGTATTCTAACTCATGGTGGAGGTCACGTCGGCTTTATGACAGATAAAACAGAAGATATCCCGGATGGAAGGTGGTTAAACTACACCCTTATAGAATATTTTCAAAAATTACTGACTTAA
- a CDS encoding saccharopine dehydrogenase NADP-binding domain-containing protein, with product MKTFILGGYGNTGYLISRLLLQHSNTEIVIGARNKVKVEEAALSLNQEFNTNRVSFKELDAGSRESLKEAFRSSDIVVVASSTIEFTKNVVEACLDSNCDYLDLQLSSPSKHKILEAFKGRINSDKRCFITDGGFHPGVPAAMVRYAATQFENLSSANVYGAFRINWKELKFSESTILEFVDELKYFDPKAFIDKEWKQMSYSKVPKYDFGKNFREQYATPMYMKELDSLPSEIPSLKETGFYIAGFNPFTDYFVLPLTLLLLKVLGEASIPFISRFFFWSLKTFTKPPFAATLQLLARGRREGQAKEMKMVLEHEEAYVLTAVPVVACLLQYFSGNRKEGLHFQAQFVEPETFFKDIERLGIRSYRS from the coding sequence ATGAAAACATTTATTCTGGGGGGCTATGGTAATACCGGCTATCTTATAAGCCGACTTTTACTACAGCATTCGAATACAGAAATTGTTATAGGAGCGAGAAATAAGGTAAAGGTGGAAGAAGCTGCTCTCTCTTTAAATCAGGAATTTAATACAAACAGAGTTAGTTTTAAAGAGTTGGATGCTGGAAGTAGGGAAAGCTTGAAAGAAGCTTTTCGGTCTTCTGATATTGTTGTAGTGGCTTCCAGCACTATTGAATTTACTAAAAATGTAGTTGAAGCCTGTTTGGATTCGAATTGTGATTATCTCGACCTACAACTTTCATCTCCTTCCAAACATAAAATTCTGGAAGCTTTCAAAGGCCGAATTAATTCTGATAAGAGATGCTTTATCACCGATGGAGGTTTTCATCCGGGAGTTCCGGCTGCCATGGTGCGTTATGCTGCCACACAGTTTGAGAACTTATCTTCTGCCAATGTTTACGGGGCTTTTCGAATCAACTGGAAAGAGTTAAAATTTTCCGAGTCCACTATATTAGAATTCGTGGATGAACTAAAATATTTTGACCCTAAAGCTTTTATAGATAAGGAATGGAAGCAAATGAGTTATAGCAAAGTTCCCAAATATGACTTCGGAAAAAACTTCAGGGAGCAATATGCAACTCCTATGTATATGAAGGAGTTGGACTCACTTCCCTCAGAAATTCCCTCCCTAAAGGAAACCGGTTTTTATATCGCAGGCTTTAACCCGTTCACGGACTATTTTGTTCTGCCCCTGACTCTTCTTTTGTTAAAAGTATTGGGTGAAGCAAGTATTCCTTTTATTTCCCGATTTTTCTTCTGGAGCCTAAAGACTTTTACAAAACCTCCCTTTGCTGCCACCCTGCAACTGCTGGCCAGAGGGAGAAGGGAAGGGCAGGCAAAAGAAATGAAGATGGTTTTAGAACATGAGGAGGCTTATGTATTAACCGCTGTTCCGGTTGTCGCCTGCCTTCTACAATATTTTTCCGGAAATCGGAAAGAGGGCTTGCACTTTCAGGCACAATTTGTAGAGCCTGAGACATTTTTTAAAGATATCGAACGACTCGGAATTCGAAGTTATAGGAGTTAA
- a CDS encoding PD-(D/E)XK nuclease domain-containing protein, with protein MVAILNGNCYVMEFKVNEMTPEDKALVQLKERRYHEKYVGYESTHLHSGNVQNIYLMGIEFSKTDRNITAYDWEKVEK; from the coding sequence ATGGTAGCCATACTCAATGGCAATTGCTATGTGATGGAGTTTAAGGTAAATGAAATGACACCGGAAGACAAAGCCCTTGTGCAGCTAAAAGAAAGAAGATACCACGAGAAATATGTAGGCTATGAAAGTACACATCTCCACTCCGGCAACGTTCAGAATATCTACCTCATGGGTATAGAGTTTAGCAAGACCGATAGAAATATTACAGCTTATGACTGGGAAAAAGTGGAAAAATAG
- a CDS encoding DEAD/DEAH box helicase family protein encodes MLNRYSSRIAKLEKKFLGQSFLNEKLKHADYYDRIAGYFSPSILQIAGESLGSLKRCRMVCNSQIVFSHISENQKISESAFKAEIWKEWCAMEPEKINIPGTLLETLYYLLDKKDKQTGEKFLEIRILPDDFFGLIHGKAGVITYKNGTKTSFMGSANESLNGWKLNYELVWEDDSQDSVKWVENEFSALWGHHSAFPLTKEVINDIKRNANRTIQTVKDWQEQPEVAAPIVESPVYRKHNGLWNHQKYFVSKAFHDHIQYNGARYILADQVGLGKTLQLAMSALLMALYGDFPVLVIAPKTLLKQWQEEFRSLLDAPSAIWTGKNWVDEMGIEYEKKGHAGIKNCPRKIGIVSQGLFSSKSKAVEYLLQQQYECIILDEAHRARRTNLNAKIEEERNPKLNNLMSYMTKITKKTKSLLLATATPVQIHPVEAWDLLSLLAVGKERIIGNIYSKWSEPGLALDAVMGNVTKMEISEFWQWLYNPFPPAEEKTRKGKADFSILRDSLNLKKDEFIANIDSFSELRPPDKRRIEGIKEYFFQDHNPFIRYIVRRTRSYLEETIDPETQKPFLPKVEVILFGENDSEAVELTSYLEDAYQLAREYCESLSENKTATGFFKTLLLRRIGSSIEAGRQTIEKLLNPKEQEMEEFWEEEDEGDDERESEELSSKEILVKLLKTLKANNTVDPKVQLVYDILVNGVNGTEPWLNRGCIIFSSYYASAYWLAMELSKRIPEIKIGLYAGSNKSMLIENEKGYRIDREEIKTRVKNYELKLIIGTDAASEGLNLQTLGTLINLDLPWNPTRLEQRKGRIQRIGQKYSKVYIYNMRYKDSVEDDVHKALSSRLESIHTLFGQLPDTLEDVWIQSAMGKIEEAKLILDSVPEKHPFDIKYNTSAFVQGEFWEQCSNVLNNLEKLDQLKTTW; translated from the coding sequence ATGCTGAATAGATACTCCTCACGCATAGCCAAACTCGAAAAGAAGTTCTTAGGACAAAGTTTTTTAAATGAAAAACTAAAGCACGCAGACTATTACGACAGGATCGCTGGATATTTTAGTCCTTCCATTTTACAAATCGCCGGTGAATCTTTGGGATCATTAAAAAGATGTCGAATGGTGTGTAACTCCCAAATCGTTTTCAGCCATATTTCCGAAAATCAGAAAATTTCAGAATCTGCTTTTAAAGCAGAAATCTGGAAGGAATGGTGTGCAATGGAACCGGAGAAAATAAATATACCCGGAACTCTTTTGGAAACTCTATACTATTTATTAGATAAAAAAGACAAACAAACCGGAGAGAAGTTTTTAGAGATCCGAATTTTACCTGATGATTTCTTTGGTTTAATTCATGGCAAAGCAGGAGTGATAACCTATAAAAATGGAACAAAAACCAGTTTTATGGGTAGTGCAAATGAATCACTAAATGGTTGGAAATTAAATTATGAATTGGTCTGGGAAGATGACTCACAAGATTCCGTAAAATGGGTAGAAAATGAATTTTCTGCACTCTGGGGACATCATTCTGCATTCCCATTAACAAAAGAAGTCATAAATGATATTAAAAGAAATGCTAATAGAACAATACAAACTGTAAAAGACTGGCAGGAGCAACCGGAAGTAGCAGCACCAATTGTAGAGTCTCCTGTCTATCGTAAGCATAATGGCTTATGGAACCACCAAAAATATTTTGTCTCCAAAGCTTTTCATGATCATATTCAATACAATGGTGCAAGATATATTCTTGCCGACCAGGTAGGTTTGGGAAAAACTCTGCAACTTGCTATGTCAGCATTATTAATGGCTCTCTATGGAGATTTTCCTGTCCTTGTAATTGCCCCCAAAACTCTATTAAAGCAATGGCAGGAAGAATTTAGATCTTTATTAGATGCTCCTTCTGCCATTTGGACGGGAAAAAACTGGGTAGATGAAATGGGAATAGAGTATGAAAAAAAAGGCCATGCCGGAATCAAAAATTGTCCCAGAAAGATTGGTATAGTTTCACAGGGATTATTTTCTAGTAAAAGTAAAGCAGTCGAATATCTTTTGCAACAACAATATGAGTGTATTATTTTAGATGAAGCACACAGAGCCAGAAGAACAAACCTTAATGCAAAAATAGAAGAAGAAAGAAATCCTAAGCTAAATAACTTAATGAGCTATATGACTAAAATTACAAAAAAAACAAAAAGCTTATTATTGGCGACAGCAACACCAGTGCAAATTCATCCAGTTGAAGCTTGGGATTTGCTCTCATTATTGGCAGTAGGCAAGGAACGTATAATTGGAAACATTTACAGTAAATGGAGTGAGCCAGGACTTGCTCTGGATGCAGTGATGGGAAATGTTACTAAAATGGAAATATCAGAATTCTGGCAATGGTTATATAATCCTTTTCCTCCAGCGGAAGAAAAAACAAGAAAAGGAAAAGCAGATTTTAGTATACTAAGAGATTCCTTAAATCTTAAAAAGGATGAATTCATTGCTAATATTGATAGTTTTTCTGAATTACGTCCTCCGGATAAAAGACGAATCGAAGGAATTAAAGAATATTTTTTTCAGGATCACAACCCTTTTATTCGCTATATAGTAAGAAGAACCAGAAGTTATTTAGAAGAAACAATAGATCCAGAAACGCAAAAACCATTTTTGCCTAAAGTTGAAGTTATTCTGTTTGGTGAGAACGATTCCGAAGCTGTAGAATTAACATCTTACCTGGAAGATGCTTATCAACTAGCCAGAGAATACTGCGAATCCTTATCTGAAAATAAAACAGCAACCGGCTTCTTTAAAACTTTGTTACTTCGGAGAATTGGAAGTTCTATAGAAGCAGGTAGACAAACAATAGAGAAACTTTTAAATCCTAAAGAACAGGAAATGGAAGAATTTTGGGAAGAAGAAGATGAAGGTGATGATGAAAGGGAGAGTGAAGAGTTATCCAGCAAAGAAATTCTAGTTAAACTCTTAAAAACATTAAAAGCCAATAATACAGTTGATCCAAAAGTTCAGTTAGTTTATGATATACTAGTAAATGGTGTAAATGGTACGGAACCCTGGCTAAATAGAGGTTGTATTATTTTTTCCAGTTATTATGCAAGTGCTTATTGGCTTGCCATGGAGTTATCGAAAAGAATTCCTGAGATAAAGATTGGTTTGTATGCAGGATCCAATAAATCCATGCTAATAGAAAATGAGAAAGGCTATCGTATCGATAGAGAAGAAATCAAGACCCGCGTAAAAAACTATGAACTTAAATTAATCATCGGTACTGATGCAGCAAGCGAAGGTTTAAATTTACAAACTCTCGGAACACTTATCAATTTAGATTTGCCCTGGAATCCTACACGCTTAGAGCAAAGAAAAGGAAGAATTCAAAGAATTGGACAAAAATACTCTAAAGTCTACATATACAATATGAGGTATAAAGATTCTGTTGAAGATGATGTGCATAAAGCTTTATCCTCTCGCTTAGAGAGTATTCATACCTTATTTGGACAACTTCCTGATACCTTAGAGGACGTATGGATTCAATCAGCGATGGGAAAAATTGAAGAAGCTAAACTTATATTAGACTCAGTTCCAGAAAAGCATCCTTTTGATATTAAATACAATACCTCAGCATTTGTTCAGGGAGAATTTTGGGAGCAATGCTCAAATGTCTTGAATAACCTTGAGAAATTAGATCAGTTAAAAACTACCTGGTGA
- a CDS encoding ATP-binding protein, whose translation MIYDNKIEQIYVPLKNLFLDHKNFRFKEKAQALNNLKSGEEFSDRIQNKILNLLIDKEQGISDLLISFKANGFINVNQIYVKKINDEKYLVIEGNRRVATLKYLEKKSKDEFPELGKLDPEVFNGVPVVIYPYEELEEHLILAGLDHITGKKNWPSVNRAEYFYSLIKDLNKSQEYIVERLADITKHEVRRSLRTLALIKLFRKSEYFNDSIEDVKYTIFREITSKPDLREWLSLEFENEEACDLIHYNKTNIEKIFSWISSVDRDPILKDAGDIGKLNKIIVDPNALDILEDSNDLEKALHNSKHAARENVKDNLKKATAYIESIKNFSVYLEKNDLVDIIEIERTAREISYTISEEQNTYKQKAVILNPLKPKSHFTNIHISDYKLLKNLKIENPGRINIFAGANNRGKTSILEAIYYLANLNEPFEFLESLSNRGKIYNNPYSEWISENTHNLTISGNYSGDDYLLTTSQEQEKDPEIDKKSYISSIFLKAKRENEEELSSKIQLFKPFETKVFYEDAYKICNISYSTPFNMNLENFVKKYYPSNESFIIEVIDFIKENIDSEVEDIRYSPKLQRFNVIKKKETIDLSMFGSGMQFIFYTSILFSNSKNGVVLIDELENGIHYRLLKQYTLFLQKLAEKYNVQVFATSHSRECIDAFLLNYYNNDDIVGYALYQDEKDQLNADRVSGRDFQKFIEKFNFDLRGE comes from the coding sequence ATGATATACGACAATAAAATAGAACAAATTTATGTTCCATTAAAAAATCTATTTTTAGATCATAAGAACTTTCGCTTTAAAGAAAAAGCACAAGCATTAAATAACCTAAAATCCGGCGAAGAGTTTTCAGATAGAATTCAGAATAAAATTTTAAACCTACTAATTGATAAAGAGCAGGGAATAAGTGATCTTCTAATTAGTTTCAAAGCCAATGGTTTTATAAATGTAAATCAAATTTATGTAAAAAAAATCAATGATGAAAAGTATTTAGTCATTGAGGGAAATAGAAGAGTTGCAACATTAAAATACTTAGAAAAAAAATCAAAAGATGAATTTCCCGAATTAGGAAAATTAGATCCGGAGGTATTCAACGGTGTTCCTGTTGTAATTTATCCATATGAAGAATTGGAAGAACATCTCATTCTTGCCGGTCTTGATCATATAACTGGAAAAAAAAATTGGCCATCCGTAAATCGTGCAGAATACTTTTATTCATTAATAAAAGATCTTAATAAAAGTCAGGAATATATAGTTGAAAGGCTTGCTGACATTACCAAACATGAAGTTAGACGTTCACTAAGAACTCTTGCTTTGATAAAATTATTTAGAAAAAGCGAATATTTTAATGATAGTATTGAAGATGTGAAATATACTATTTTTCGAGAAATTACATCTAAACCCGATTTAAGAGAATGGTTAAGTCTGGAATTTGAAAATGAAGAAGCGTGTGATTTAATACATTATAATAAAACAAATATTGAAAAGATTTTTTCCTGGATTAGCTCTGTAGATAGAGATCCCATTCTAAAAGATGCTGGAGATATTGGAAAATTAAATAAAATTATTGTAGATCCTAATGCATTAGATATTTTAGAAGACTCAAACGATTTGGAAAAAGCCCTTCATAATTCAAAACATGCAGCGAGGGAAAATGTAAAAGATAATCTTAAAAAAGCAACGGCATACATTGAAAGTATTAAAAACTTCTCTGTTTATTTAGAGAAAAATGATTTAGTAGATATTATTGAAATTGAGAGAACAGCAAGAGAAATTTCGTATACAATCAGTGAAGAACAAAACACTTACAAGCAAAAAGCTGTTATTCTAAATCCTTTAAAACCTAAATCTCATTTTACTAACATACATATTAGTGACTATAAACTTTTAAAAAATTTAAAAATTGAAAATCCGGGCAGAATTAATATTTTTGCCGGTGCAAATAATAGAGGTAAGACAAGTATCCTGGAAGCTATTTATTATCTTGCCAATTTAAATGAACCATTTGAATTTTTAGAAAGTTTAAGCAACAGGGGAAAGATCTACAATAATCCATATAGTGAATGGATTTCTGAAAACACACATAATCTTACAATCAGTGGTAATTACTCTGGTGACGACTATTTATTAACTACTTCTCAAGAACAAGAGAAAGATCCAGAAATTGATAAAAAGTCTTATATTTCCAGTATTTTTTTAAAAGCTAAAAGAGAAAATGAGGAAGAGCTTTCTTCAAAAATCCAGTTATTTAAACCCTTTGAAACAAAAGTTTTTTATGAAGATGCTTATAAAATATGTAATATATCTTATTCAACTCCATTTAATATGAACTTAGAAAATTTTGTAAAAAAATATTATCCTTCAAATGAAAGCTTTATAATTGAAGTAATAGACTTTATCAAAGAAAATATTGATTCTGAAGTTGAAGATATTCGCTACTCTCCAAAACTTCAAAGGTTTAATGTTATAAAGAAAAAAGAAACTATTGATCTTTCAATGTTTGGTTCTGGAATGCAATTTATCTTTTATACCAGTATCTTGTTTTCTAACTCTAAAAATGGAGTAGTCTTAATTGATGAGTTAGAAAACGGAATTCACTATAGACTATTAAAACAATATACTTTATTTTTACAAAAGCTAGCAGAAAAATATAATGTTCAGGTATTTGCCACTTCTCATAGTCGGGAGTGCATAGACGCTTTTCTATTAAATTATTATAATAATGATGATATAGTAGGTTATGCTTTATACCAAGATGAAAAGGATCAATTAAATGCAGATAGGGTTTCCGGTAGAGATTTTCAAAAGTTCATAGAAAAATTTAATTTTGATTTGAGGGGGGAGTAA